The genomic stretch TTACACTTgatgtgctatttttttttttaattgaggaCAAAACTAACACAAAACCCTCAAAAAGTTCTTGAAATATTCTCTGTAATATCTACCTTCTACCGCTAGGTGTCAGTGTTTCCTCTGAAAGCAAAGGTACAGAACCAGCAGTTTTCAGCAAATAACCTTCCTGAAGtccttaaattatttaataatgaTGGAGTACATACATTTAggaaattaagcttgaaattgaatttctgggtatttttttcaaatcaaaacattgtaaatcaagagcagatggaaaaattgTAGCTtgaaaagagcttatttgtggtGTATAAAATCTGCTGGGTCGGCCACCACCTTCCTGCTaggctccattctgatgcatccacttgtagatgaccaGATTAATGTTCTGGTTTTACTCATAAAAGTGGCATTTGACTCAAATCTCTATGGCTGTATAGTTCCAAAATCgatctccatttttgttgcatcgtaATGTTGAGGGGTGTGAAgctagcagctagcatgtaaacagagagctttcagcAGCAAGAAGGGCGGGATTGCTTACCACCACacgccccgcccacaactcaggcaaatttttaattaacaactgctgctctgcagaaactatatcctagaaagcgacacatttttttaatgcataaatATTGGTTACAAACTGCATAATTCTAATTATAAGACCTCTGGAAACaagtttaaaatacatttaagatgattggagtgggactttaagttaaaaaatattgtattgcATTGCATCACATTGCATACATCATTCTTGTTAATTCAAACAAGCAGGCAGACACAGTTCATTGTCTGAGACCATTTActctcagtaaaaaaaaaaaaaaaatggacgcAAAAATATTGCACATCTCATCtacataaaaattaaagcacAGGAATGGCAGCACTTACAGTGACATATGGAGCAGAAAAGTAACCAGATGCAAAAACCAGGgcaggtgcaaaaaaaaaaaaaaaaaatcatggggTGCCATTAGTGAgtgaaaatagtccaaaagtaAGATCTTGAAGAAAATCAACCATGAAATAATGTCCAAAAAACAAAGGTGTGGAAAAAGTGACGCAATTCTGCACCTCTGCTGCACAACCTGCATCAGCAACACATAACTCACTTACAAAATCTGCCAACTATCTCTTCTGTCATCTTTTCCAAGTTATCAAATCAGCAATCAAACGATCcggcaggaaaaaaaacctgctttgAAGTGAGCCCCAGCTTCAGAAGATTCACTCTAAAACGTAGGAGAATGAAGGATTCGCAGGAGTTGATACTTGATTACAGACAGATGACATCTAAGTTGGGCCTGTTGATGAGAACATCTGCTTATGATTAGCGGTTTGCTGGGGTCTGCAGGTGAACCACAGGGATTAACATCATTATGAGGCTATAAACATCCACATCATCTCACCAGCAGCGCTAGCTCTGTCCTTGATCACACCACTATGTTATTCACTAACGTAATCGGGTTTATAAGTACAGTGCTTTGTTTGAGATAAGAAAACAGACTGTGGGAGCGTGACCTCGAGATCTAGAAAGCGAAACCATTGTTATTCTCCTTGCGTAGGATTCAGCAGAATTCATCAAAGGAAGCTTGTAAGACTTGTAAGTGCACTGAGACGTGCGCGAGTCCACATTACGTCTTCAGGCCGCTTTGGCTCAAAGCAGGCAGATAAGACTTTTGCCCTCCTCAATCTCCTCCTGAACCTTATCGCTGGAGGTGGCGATCTCCGCCTGTGCAGACAGGACGGCACACAGAAAGGTAGCCAGTGTTCCTCCTATCGCTGCGTAGAAAGCCCATCCAAGCGAGCAGTTAGCGGGCCTGAAGGGTGCAGCTTCAGCGCCACAGTAAACAATCACCTTTTGTGAACCCCAGCCAGCAGGGTACAGCATGAGGCCCACCATCAGCAACAGACCTGAGGCAGAGATACGGAGAGAACACACGGCAAGATGAGAGGATTTTATTCACATCGAGGATGAAACCACAGAGAGGAAAAATGGCTGCCAGGAAAAAACACGGTGACTCAACGGTGGTAAAGATTACATCAATTCTTTAGTTGACGAGGTTGAGACTTGTGAGAAGAGGACACAAACAGCTGGTTCCAGCCTTTCGGTCTGAAAACATGAGGTCAAGCAATGACCTAATGCTGTCTTAATCCCTTCATTGACACACCTGTGAGAGCCCAATGtgaaaacaaatgcaaatcAACAATAGAGCTTAAGCTGCAGCATGCAACAATTTATTCTGgtgaatttttgaaaaaaatacaaattgtcAACTTGCCAAGAAATTTAAATAGTAGTACTAATTAAAAGTAGTGCTACTTATTGTAATCatattttctgaataaaaattaaagatgtATATAATGCAATATATGCATTAAGAACTTTGCCTCTGAACAGCAACCAGACCCTATTGTGGAACAGAAgattagaaaatgtgttttaattttacttCGACAGAAaatgaatcgatttaagcttaatagatcaataatagGGTGgtccataaaaacacacaaacaaataaatttcaTAAATTCCTGGATTTGAACCCTGCAAACCTTGACCATACAGGCAAAGGCTACAGGGTTAAAATTCCAGGCAAATCTGAGATATTTTAGAGGTTGCACAAGCCGCTTGAAGTTCCAAGACTTTTCGCTCAAATAGCAAAAGCATGTCGGTTTGTCGCAATATAATGTCTTATGTGCTGTTAGTGATCCAGTATATATGTACTCATCATACTGTCCATTCTACCACTTTCATTATATACTCCattatatttctttaataaGCCAAAAACCACTGCACCACTTGTAGAGTTGTATCAGTTTAGCAGTGGCAGAACAGGACTGACAAAACTGTCAAATCACCAACAAAGAAAGAACACAATTATGCATTTTGTCAAATGTCTAACCCTGTAACAAGAAAACAGGCTGAGAGGAAAagttttttgctattctaaCCAGATCAGAAGATCAGAAACAATTCCTACTGCAGGTGATTCAACAGCACAGGAAAAGTTACCCTgactcaaagaaaaacacagttgtCAAAGGTCTTGCAATTTCTCCCTGTGAATAAGCAGTAATAGATGTATTACTGGAATGCAGCttatggtattttattttgattcatatcttatatataattaataattatatatatcaaaataaactgaattttgtgttagaacatttctgttttcctttgcattatataattattatatatatgaTACCTTAAgaaataaagacttttaaacTGATGTTCTTACTGATTTATATTATCCAGCGCTTATGGTAGATGGGCCGTTTTTCTATGACATTGTGCAACCtctaaatgttgtttattttacctaaaaattTTATGTGTTAACTAAAATGGGTAGTAGACCAAAATGCATTGCTCAAATTaggtgaaaaaaggaaaaatgttttttgggccACCCTAATCAATAACCAattaataaaagtataaatcgATTTCATAAAGCTaataaagtcagctagcttgatgctaacatttaatggaatttaccATAgcatggctaatgctaatggttgacgtaaacatacattgctgactaaatgaccatatttactcacaggcatgaattttcaaaacacttttaaaggggccctaccatgaaaattctactttttgaggttttaagtgcattatactgttcatttctctCTGTACAGAACCACAAAGCCGTATTTATAATTCAtccatgcatttaagagtaatcctctaaaaacctgcactatcagcagcagcccctcccatatccAAGAAAATGAGCGGGCCGTAttgtgctgatgtcagcacgatGTAAATCGCCCCGACCAAAAAGAATCTGCTCCTATTGGACCGTTCCCAAtttaacaccaacactcaatttctccacagagcttgtgttgatcagcaaaaaaatgtttgttataaaTGCATAATACTACATATCTTCTAATTGTGTCCACtctttaataaattccagctcaatcAGGTGTTTATTACTTTAGACGGGGCACAGGGGCACAGTTGTGCAGACgttgagtgtatttgtgttgcgAATCAGTCTAGTGATGGccagggctactaaaggcagatatgtggtatgtgcatccatctatGAAGAAATGTGGATACTGTTTATTCTTatgggagaaacaaagaaaaaaacactctaggatgacgtcatgaaatgggcgtcagccacacgcagcagcaggcggagcctcggGAATCAAGTCGTtgtacttccgggtaggaaagtATCATATATGATGTGatatgtgatcatgtttttggatatggttcactctgaaaggctttagaaaatcatggtatggcccctttaagaaaatatttttaaaagtaaccatttgtggtctaaagcaccgtTCTTTGTTCATactttgcttatttttcttgaaaaaaagtgtaataccatcgtgcaatcgccacctagtggccaaactgaaacgccctccaggagaggcagaacaatgtttacaatgttaatctGAATCGtgtaagctcaaaattgaattgagttgagaggatcgaaagaattTGAATCAAATCGGTCAGGCTCTGGAATCGTTTCTCGAAATTATTACCGATACCAAGCCCTAATTAATGGACCCTCATGTTGCAGATATAAGACAACAAGAGTCTTGGATGTTAAAGTGTGTTTGGTCTCACCTGCAATAGCCTGGAGCAGTCCGCAGATGTTAAATATGCTCTTCTTCAAAATGCTCTGAAAACACAGGCTGAAGATGGAGATGCAGGCCACAAGCCCCAGCACAAACGTCCCCGCTGCCAGAAACAACATGGCAGCCTGCCAGAATCCACTGGCAACTTCCCCAAAAGTATCAGCGTAGGGTCCACAGCTCACCCCGATGCGGAGGCAGCGGTTGTAGAGGCCGAGGGATGATCTATATTCTCCAGAGTCCACTCCGTTCCCCTCAGTGTCTGAATGAGGAGATCCCAGCAGCCAGTCGGGGCTCATGAAGGCGATGAGTTCAGAGAAGGCCACCACGATACTGAGCAGAGTCCACAGCATGGAGCGGCACGTCACAATGACATGACACATGGCGTTTGCTCTCAGACGGTTCAAACAAATCCTCAAAATCTCTTTAAAGCAAGATGGTGAGGTAAGTTCCTCGCTCCAATCTGGATGGCTGATGTTATCCCCTCAGAGCAGATGTTTCTTCTCTCAGGACAGCCTCTTCTCTCCTTCTCTGATGGATCCCGTCGTTCCAAACAGCTACAGCGCTCTAAAGCAGCTTCTTGTACTCATGGTGCCGCCTGAAACCCACAAGAACAGACATTAGAAAGTTAAAGAGTCAATCAAACTAGACATGCACAGACGGGAAAACACATGATGAATCATAAACCTTACTCATCGATCTGTGCTATTTTCTAtgtctctgttttttaattaaacactcATCTTTCAAATTTGCAATCATCAAGCTGTGAGTTTATCAGGAGAAATGCTTCAATTAATGCAGGAAAACTCTCCATAAACCACAAACAAGGATTGTGTGAGCTCAGGTTTATCAGTAAGAAAGCAGCCTGGTGAATGTTGGCATCACGGATCAGTGCGGAGCTCTGTTACAGCATGCCACATTTAACAAGAAAGAGAGCATGCCTGATCCTCACGACTGTGACAAACCACACAACGAGAGCTGCGTTAGCCATTCAAACAAATACTCCAGCATGCGGCCTTCAAGTTTAGAAGTCTTCAGATAACAGAGAATTCTCTGATATTTCTTACTGCTGATGTCACTATAGCAACAATATTTTGAGTGAGAAGTTTCTGCCAGCAGCTTTCTCTTAGTTTCCATCCCAGCATTTCTTGGAAATACAAGGTTTCACAGATACTTCTGATGTGACCAACccagaaaatatgtgaactggGACGGCATAACTCTGGTTTTTTATGATATCCATCTCTCACGTTCAGGAACTAACAAGGCCTGCAGAGGGAGGAATTCCAGTGAGATGTACAGGCATGAGAGTTGACGTATTAACTTTACAAATGCTTTGCTattcctccttaaaaaaaaaagctgtttacaGCTGAAACAACAGAtatctaaataaataacagcttgaattacagctgtttttttttctctgtcaggGTGGTAAAGCAAAAGCACAACTTTCATTGTAATTCAGGCGGCGTGTTCACACCACAGGCTCACATTACAATGACGAAGCAAGTTTCCACAAACCTCAAGccaataaaaatggaaaagaattTATAAGCCTGCAGCTTgacttttatttctgttatCTCATTTCACAATCTGATTGCTTGTTATTGTCCAAAAAGAGCAGATGATTTATccatcacacttttttttaaccaaacaggACTGAACTTCTTAAAATCTTCTCATCAGGTTGAGTTCCTGATGCTTCATTCTGAACTAAAAAGTCTTCTTCCTCCTCCGGCATCAAAGACAACCACAGCCGACTCGCTGAAATCTGGATGATAGCGCACATCAGGGATGTAAGAGGCTTTTCGAGCTTCCCACTGATTTCTAGGCAGAACAGACAGATCAGTATCTCATACAGGAGGGGacattatttaacattttttgcataCTTTACTGGTATGTTGGAGGTAAGTAATCCTCTCCAGTCTGGACAAGTTAAAGACGAATCATAAATCAGTCTTGATATATTAAGCTAAGGGGTTTATTTCCAAGGGTTTTATAAAGACTTGCTGGGCTAATGCAAATACAa from Oryzias melastigma strain HK-1 linkage group LG9, ASM292280v2, whole genome shotgun sequence encodes the following:
- the LOC112148922 gene encoding LHFPL tetraspan subfamily member 2a protein; the protein is MCHVIVTCRSMLWTLLSIVVAFSELIAFMSPDWLLGSPHSDTEGNGVDSGEYRSSLGLYNRCLRIGVSCGPYADTFGEVASGFWQAAMLFLAAGTFVLGLVACISIFSLCFQSILKKSIFNICGLLQAIAGLLLMVGLMLYPAGWGSQKVIVYCGAEAAPFRPANCSLGWAFYAAIGGTLATFLCAVLSAQAEIATSSDKVQEEIEEGKSLICLL